Below is a window of Meiothermus sp. CFH 77666 DNA.
CATCGGGGTAGAAATACTCTGTCAGGTGGTACACCGATAACAACACGGCTAACAGCCTATCAAAAAATTCAGGGGGCAGGGTCGGACTATAGGCTTTACTCAGGACTCGAGCCTCGCGTTCACATCTTCACGCCAGGGCAGCGAGGACTGGGCACCGACCCTGGTGGCTGCCAGTGCCCCGGCCACGCAGCCGCGCTGGACAGCCTGGGGCAGGGCCTTCCCTTCGCAGATGGCGGTGGCCAGCGCACCGATAAAGGCATCCCCGGCGCCGGTGGTGTCTAACACTTCAACCTTAAGAACCGGCTGATGGCCCGAACCCTCCGGCCCAACCCATACGGCTCCTTGCTCGCCCAGGGTAATCACCACGGTCGGGGTTTTCTCCGATAGTACCCTGGCAACCTCGAGGGCCATTTCGGGCGAGTCGGGCAAGACCCCGGTCAAGCCCAGGGCTTCGCTTTCGTTGACCACCAGGATATCTACAGACTCGAGCAGTTTATCGGGCAGTTTTTGTGCGGGTGCAGCGTTCAGGATGACCTTTGCTCCGGCTTGTTTGCCCAGCTCGGCAGCTTTTCGCACGGTATCGAGGGGAATCTCGAGCTGTAGCACCACCACCTGGGCGCCCTCGAACTCCGCCGGAGAGAGATTCTCGGGCCGCAGGCGGTGGTTGGCCCCCGGCGAGACGATGATGGTGTTTTGCCCCTGGTCGTTCACCGCAATAAAGGCCACACCGGTGGGGGCCGCAATGGGAATGGTGGCGTTCACGTTGATGCCCTCACGCTTGAGCGCATTGCGGAGCTGGTTGCCAAACTCATCCTGTCCCACCCGCCCAATCATCCGCACCCCTGCACTTTGGGCTGCTGCCAGGCCTCCCTTGCCTGGTGTCTGAGGGCGGCCCAGCATGCGTGCTGCGGCCACGGCCTGATTGGCGCCTTTACCGCCGTGGTGGGTCTCGTAGTCTGAGCCCA
It encodes the following:
- the rbsK gene encoding ribokinase, with product MSIVVVGSINMDLVVRVKRHPVPGETLLGSDYETHHGGKGANQAVAAARMLGRPQTPGKGGLAAAQSAGVRMIGRVGQDEFGNQLRNALKREGINVNATIPIAAPTGVAFIAVNDQGQNTIIVSPGANHRLRPENLSPAEFEGAQVVVLQLEIPLDTVRKAAELGKQAGAKVILNAAPAQKLPDKLLESVDILVVNESEALGLTGVLPDSPEMALEVARVLSEKTPTVVITLGEQGAVWVGPEGSGHQPVLKVEVLDTTGAGDAFIGALATAICEGKALPQAVQRGCVAGALAATRVGAQSSLPWREDVNARLES